The following proteins come from a genomic window of Vanessa tameamea isolate UH-Manoa-2023 chromosome 6, ilVanTame1 primary haplotype, whole genome shotgun sequence:
- the LOC113393176 gene encoding transcription elongation factor 1 homolog: MGRRKSKRKPPPKRKAIEPLDQQFNCPFCNHEKSCEVKMDRARNTARIQCRVCLEDFQTTTNVLSEPIDVYNDWVDACETAN; the protein is encoded by the exons ATGGGTCGCCGTAAATCCAAAAGAAAGCCTCCGCCAAAAAGAAAAGCTATAGAACCACTCGACCAACAGTTTAACTGCCCTTTCTGTAACCATGAAAAATCGTGCGAAGTGAAAAT GGATCGAGCGAGAAATACAGCTAGAATACAATGTCGAGTTTGCCTGGAAGATTTTCAAACAACAACCAATGTTTTATCAGAACCCATAGATGTTTACAATGACTGGGTTGATGCCTGTGAAACTGCTAATTag